In Candidatus Nealsonbacteria bacterium, one DNA window encodes the following:
- a CDS encoding DUF4446 family protein, producing the protein MFSKKKSKEPQNIKEILNSFKEMEAKFSKLEALVHGFENQSASVFQKTGIVRFNPFPGVGGNQSFSLCLLNKHNDGFLITSFYTREGSSVYGKPIKNGKSEHNLSDEEKEAIQVAINGSINKGK; encoded by the coding sequence ACAAAATATTAAAGAGATCCTAAACTCTTTTAAGGAGATGGAGGCTAAGTTTAGTAAACTAGAAGCCCTAGTTCATGGATTCGAGAATCAAAGCGCTTCTGTCTTCCAAAAAACAGGGATTGTCAGATTTAATCCGTTTCCCGGAGTTGGCGGAAACCAGAGTTTTTCTTTATGTTTATTAAATAAGCATAATGACGGATTTTTGATAACTAGTTTTTATACTCGAGAAGGTAGTAGTGTTTATGGTAAACCTATTAAAAATGGTAAATCCGAGCATAATCTTTCTGATGAAGAAAAGGAGGCTATTCAAGTAGCCATAAATGGATCAATAAATAAGGGAAAATAA